The proteins below are encoded in one region of Limnochorda pilosa:
- a CDS encoding ArgE/DapE family deacylase, whose protein sequence is MDQNRIRQAVAETREEAVALLRELIRIDTQAVDHGLDGREGNATAWLEGQMKVLGCSVDVFEPDNARLAGYRDYTPGHSYQGRPNVVGRLPGRGGGRSLILNTHIDVVPPGDESAWRHPPFSGTVADGRVYGRGTSDTKSGMAVSLHALRILRQLGFEPRGEVIIEGVVDEEGGGNGTLACVDRGYTADGAICFEPTEGAVAIAHRGVLSLRIRVAGEAGHAATKWRRGVSAIEKAMRLVRRLNELEHGWLAHKVDPYLPAPTITVGKMAGGIGPTTVPQACVLEVDVKYLPSEVDEAGLGGRVKAEVEAALLQEAQADPWLREHPPAFEWYVDVPPSALEPDHPFAVAAAETLRGATGQGTLGGFPAGCDARILSGAGKTPSIIYGPGSLLEAHAVDESVTIDAYLQAIEFVAQLIARWTA, encoded by the coding sequence GTGGACCAGAATCGGATTCGACAGGCGGTGGCCGAGACGCGGGAGGAGGCGGTTGCCCTCCTGCGGGAGCTGATCCGGATCGACACTCAGGCCGTCGACCACGGCCTGGACGGGCGCGAGGGGAACGCCACCGCCTGGCTGGAGGGGCAGATGAAGGTCCTCGGCTGCTCCGTGGACGTCTTCGAGCCCGACAATGCTCGGCTTGCCGGCTACCGCGACTACACGCCGGGTCACTCGTACCAGGGCCGTCCCAACGTGGTGGGGCGCTTGCCGGGACGTGGGGGCGGCCGCTCCCTCATCCTCAACACCCACATCGACGTGGTTCCCCCCGGCGACGAAAGCGCATGGCGTCATCCGCCCTTCAGCGGCACCGTGGCCGACGGGCGCGTCTACGGCCGGGGGACGTCGGACACCAAGAGCGGCATGGCCGTCAGCCTGCACGCCCTGCGGATCCTCCGGCAGTTGGGCTTCGAGCCGCGCGGCGAGGTGATCATCGAAGGGGTCGTCGATGAGGAAGGCGGGGGCAACGGCACGCTGGCCTGTGTGGACCGGGGCTATACCGCCGACGGGGCGATCTGCTTCGAACCGACCGAGGGCGCGGTGGCCATCGCCCACCGGGGGGTCCTGTCGCTCCGCATCCGCGTGGCCGGGGAAGCGGGCCACGCGGCCACCAAGTGGCGCCGGGGCGTCAGCGCCATCGAAAAGGCGATGCGGCTCGTGCGGCGCCTGAACGAGCTGGAGCACGGGTGGCTCGCCCACAAGGTGGACCCCTACCTGCCGGCGCCGACGATCACGGTGGGCAAGATGGCCGGTGGGATCGGCCCTACCACCGTTCCACAGGCGTGCGTCCTCGAGGTGGACGTCAAGTACCTCCCCAGCGAGGTGGACGAGGCCGGTCTGGGCGGTCGCGTGAAGGCGGAGGTGGAGGCCGCCTTGCTCCAGGAGGCTCAGGCGGACCCCTGGCTGAGGGAGCACCCGCCGGCCTTCGAGTGGTACGTCGACGTCCCACCGTCCGCCCTGGAGCCCGATCATCCCTTCGCAGTCGCCGCGGCCGAGACCTTGAGGGGTGCGACCGGCCAGGGCACCCTGGGCGGCTTCCCCGCCGGCTGCGACGCCCGCATCCTCTCGGGCGCCGGCAAGACGCCCTCGATCATCTACGGTCCGGGCAGCCTCCTGGAGGCCCACGCGGTCGATGAGTCGGTCACGATCGACGCGTACCTGCAGGCGATCGAGTTCGTCGCCCAGCTGATCGCCAGGTGGACCGCATGA
- a CDS encoding carbohydrate ABC transporter permease, whose amino-acid sequence MRRVMATGRILLIGLALMAVLVPLAWLFVTSIKMPDELFQDPPVLIPSAVTFEHYRDLLTSPNFLQPALNSLIVATAATLASTLLGAMAAYSLARMRLPLRLNGILAGWFLITRMYPAISTAIPYFLLMKTFGLLDTRWALIITYTGFNLSFVVWQMLGYYQELPIDLENAAFVDGASTLQTFLRVTMPLTLPGLASTAVFAFIMSWNEFLFAVILTSVGTKTLPVSIAGFITDKNLAWAEMSAFSILTILPVVIFALATQRYLVRGLTMGAVKG is encoded by the coding sequence ATGAGGCGCGTGATGGCCACAGGCCGGATCCTCCTGATCGGGCTGGCGTTGATGGCGGTCCTGGTGCCGCTCGCGTGGCTCTTCGTCACCTCGATCAAGATGCCGGACGAGCTCTTCCAGGACCCGCCGGTGCTCATCCCCAGCGCGGTCACCTTCGAGCACTACCGCGACCTTCTGACGTCACCCAACTTCCTGCAGCCGGCGCTCAACAGCCTGATCGTGGCCACCGCGGCAACGCTGGCCTCGACGCTCCTGGGGGCGATGGCTGCCTACAGCCTGGCTCGCATGCGGCTGCCCCTGCGGCTGAACGGGATCCTGGCGGGCTGGTTCCTCATCACCCGCATGTACCCGGCCATCTCCACCGCCATCCCCTACTTCCTGCTCATGAAGACCTTCGGGCTCCTCGACACCCGGTGGGCGCTGATCATCACCTACACGGGGTTCAACCTCTCCTTCGTCGTCTGGCAGATGCTGGGGTACTATCAGGAGCTCCCCATCGACCTGGAGAACGCCGCCTTCGTCGACGGCGCGAGCACCTTGCAGACCTTCCTCCGGGTCACCATGCCGCTCACCCTGCCCGGGCTCGCATCGACAGCCGTCTTCGCCTTCATCATGTCGTGGAACGAGTTCCTCTTCGCGGTCATCCTCACCTCGGTGGGGACGAAGACGCTGCCTGTCAGCATCGCAGGCTTCATCACCGACAAGAACCTGGCCTGGGCTGAGATGTCGGCCTTCAGCATCCTGACCATCCTGCCGGTGGTCATCTTCGCGCTGGCGACGCAGCGCTACCTGGTGCGCGGGCTTACCATGGGCGCCGTCAAGGGCTGA
- a CDS encoding carbohydrate ABC transporter permease, translating to MAVSSLSVGEGRGWKSRRALVLWIFLLPAVLVLVATSLYPLLYALGVSLTRWNLLSLWLPRTWLGLGNYLQVLQDEVFLTSLGNTLLFITASVGLEFLIGFGIALLTSGQSRPMKIVRPILLVPMMLPPVVVGVLWRMLWHTKYGLVNHVIGFFGGSSIPWLASPTYAKIAVVLSDVWEWTPFFVLVLVAALQAVPQEPYEVAQIDGATRWQIFRFVTWPLLRPMVAIAVALRAMDAAKVFDLIYVLTQGGPGLSTEVTTLFIYKQGLKFFEVGYASAGAWVYLAFILAFSWLLLRRRGEGAQG from the coding sequence GTGGCTGTCAGCAGTCTGTCCGTAGGCGAAGGCCGGGGTTGGAAGAGCCGGAGGGCGCTCGTCCTCTGGATCTTCCTCCTGCCCGCCGTCCTGGTCCTGGTGGCGACCTCGCTCTATCCCTTGCTCTACGCCCTGGGCGTCAGCCTGACCCGGTGGAACCTCCTGAGCCTGTGGCTGCCCCGGACGTGGCTGGGGCTGGGGAACTACCTTCAGGTTCTGCAGGATGAGGTCTTCCTCACGTCCCTCGGAAACACCCTCCTTTTCATCACGGCTTCCGTGGGCCTTGAGTTTCTCATCGGCTTTGGCATCGCCCTGCTCACCTCGGGCCAATCGCGACCGATGAAGATCGTCCGCCCGATCCTCTTGGTCCCGATGATGCTGCCTCCGGTGGTGGTGGGCGTGCTCTGGCGGATGCTGTGGCACACCAAGTATGGACTGGTCAATCACGTCATCGGGTTCTTCGGCGGATCGAGCATCCCATGGCTTGCTTCGCCCACCTATGCCAAGATCGCGGTGGTGCTGTCAGACGTCTGGGAGTGGACGCCCTTCTTCGTCCTGGTGCTGGTGGCCGCCCTCCAGGCCGTTCCCCAGGAACCCTACGAGGTGGCCCAGATCGACGGCGCCACCCGGTGGCAGATCTTCCGGTTCGTCACGTGGCCGCTCCTCAGGCCCATGGTGGCCATTGCGGTGGCGCTGCGCGCCATGGACGCGGCCAAGGTCTTCGACCTCATCTACGTGCTGACGCAGGGCGGCCCGGGACTGTCGACGGAGGTCACCACCCTGTTCATTTACAAGCAGGGGCTGAAGTTCTTCGAGGTCGGGTATGCCTCGGCCGGAGCCTGGGTCTACCTGGCGTTCATCCTGGCGTTCAGTTGGCTCCTCCTGCGCCGGCGGGGCGAGGGTGCCCAGGGATGA
- a CDS encoding ABC transporter substrate-binding protein: MRRTWLALMVLVVAAFSASQALASDEFAGREITVLFMSSGTYDASARLAAADFERLTGAKVNVVDAPWTSLHEKMGIALATGSTDYDVVSVEGMWDGEMGPYFEPLNELIERDGFPYDDFIPTVAANAGQAADGTIFGIPHAADAVAIFYRTDLFEEKGIEPPTTYEEYAKIARTLDSSEQDGAVFAGVREQLLKYWISRYHALGGVMLSSDWEVQFDNAKGVEALEQLKELTAYAPQGILSYDNPDVAIAFVNGDAAMAETWPSLTLGMAGNPEQSAVVGKFAIAPVPGGSGEMSTWHLSIPKTSRNKDVAWAFIQFMTSTENQLRYQRELGVNPVRFSAWDVLVQEKPELAGIPAALDTAWAFPRIPQWPQMYEDAIVQLSRAMAGQVSSETAVHNIATSWTNLIKQLKPEFPWRGD, from the coding sequence GTGAGGCGTACGTGGCTTGCCTTGATGGTTCTGGTTGTCGCGGCTTTCTCCGCGTCGCAGGCGCTCGCCTCGGACGAGTTCGCGGGGCGGGAGATCACGGTGCTCTTCATGTCGTCGGGCACCTACGACGCGTCCGCGCGGCTTGCGGCGGCAGACTTCGAGCGACTCACCGGTGCGAAGGTGAACGTCGTCGACGCACCGTGGACGAGCCTGCACGAGAAGATGGGCATCGCCCTCGCCACCGGGTCGACGGACTACGACGTCGTCTCCGTCGAGGGAATGTGGGATGGCGAGATGGGGCCGTACTTCGAGCCGCTGAACGAGCTGATCGAACGCGACGGCTTCCCCTACGACGACTTCATCCCGACGGTGGCGGCCAACGCAGGACAGGCGGCCGACGGCACCATCTTCGGGATCCCGCACGCGGCTGATGCCGTGGCGATCTTCTACCGCACGGACCTCTTCGAGGAGAAGGGGATCGAGCCTCCGACCACCTACGAGGAGTACGCAAAGATCGCCCGGACCCTGGACTCGTCCGAGCAGGACGGAGCGGTCTTCGCCGGGGTCCGGGAGCAGCTCCTCAAGTACTGGATCTCCCGGTATCACGCCCTGGGGGGTGTCATGCTCTCCAGCGACTGGGAGGTTCAGTTCGACAATGCGAAGGGCGTCGAGGCCCTCGAGCAGCTCAAGGAGCTGACCGCCTACGCGCCGCAGGGCATCCTCTCGTACGACAACCCTGACGTGGCCATCGCGTTCGTCAACGGCGACGCGGCCATGGCCGAGACGTGGCCAAGCCTCACCCTCGGCATGGCGGGCAACCCGGAGCAGTCGGCGGTGGTCGGGAAGTTCGCCATCGCGCCGGTCCCCGGCGGCTCGGGCGAGATGAGCACCTGGCACCTCTCGATCCCCAAGACCTCCCGCAACAAGGACGTGGCCTGGGCGTTCATCCAGTTCATGACCAGCACCGAGAACCAGCTGCGCTACCAGCGGGAGCTCGGGGTGAACCCGGTCCGCTTCTCAGCCTGGGACGTCCTCGTGCAAGAGAAGCCGGAGCTCGCCGGCATCCCGGCGGCCCTGGACACGGCCTGGGCGTTCCCCCGCATTCCCCAGTGGCCGCAGATGTACGAGGATGCCATCGTCCAGCTCTCTCGGGCCATGGCTGGCCAGGTCTCTTCCGAGACGGCCGTCCACAACATCGCCACCTCCTGGACCAACCTGATCAAGCAGCTGAAGCCCGAGTTCCCCTGGCGGGGCGACTGA
- a CDS encoding GntR family transcriptional regulator has protein sequence MDRLKADSPVPLYHQLRLLIKEFIDTEEWAPGSKIPSERELSERLAVSRATVRQAVASLVRDGLLVSRPGKGTFVNQPRFVQTINAFYSFSESLRRRNIVPGVRVIELTVSAATGKQERILQLDAGSRVYHLVRLRLGDDEPLLIERTILPAERFPRLDRYDFNERQLYSVLSDEYGVELGVAQEAYEPVVVDDFEASLLGVRAGAPALLIERLMLDRQGRPVEWTKGVFRGDRCRYYVELRVPGPDQPAQIM, from the coding sequence GTGGACCGGTTGAAGGCTGATTCGCCCGTGCCTCTCTACCACCAGCTCCGCCTCCTGATCAAGGAGTTCATCGACACCGAGGAATGGGCTCCGGGGTCCAAGATCCCTTCCGAGAGGGAGCTGTCCGAACGCCTGGCTGTCAGCCGTGCCACGGTGCGGCAGGCGGTGGCCTCCCTCGTCCGCGATGGTCTCCTGGTCTCACGGCCCGGGAAAGGGACCTTCGTCAATCAGCCCCGCTTCGTGCAGACCATCAACGCCTTCTATAGCTTCAGCGAAAGCCTCAGGCGGCGAAACATCGTCCCGGGTGTTCGCGTCATCGAGCTCACGGTCTCGGCCGCGACGGGCAAGCAGGAAAGGATCCTTCAACTCGATGCGGGAAGCCGGGTCTACCACTTGGTGCGCCTGAGACTGGGCGACGACGAACCGCTCCTGATCGAACGAACCATTCTCCCTGCCGAGCGGTTTCCGAGGCTCGATCGCTACGATTTCAACGAACGGCAGCTTTACTCGGTGCTCTCCGACGAGTACGGCGTCGAACTCGGCGTTGCGCAGGAGGCGTACGAGCCCGTCGTCGTCGACGACTTCGAGGCCAGCCTCCTGGGGGTTCGGGCAGGGGCACCGGCGCTCCTCATCGAGCGGCTCATGCTCGATCGGCAAGGTCGGCCCGTGGAGTGGACCAAGGGCGTCTTCCGAGGAGACCGTTGCCGGTACTACGTGGAGCTGAGGGTTCCCGGCCCCGATCAACCGGCCCAGATCATGTGA
- a CDS encoding spermidine synthase: MVAVIVFLSGAATMALELAGSRLLAPSFGNSIAVWGALIGVILAALSLGYVAGGRLADRWPSWATLASVLAVASVYTALLPLLAPLATAGGAASRDPRWGALLAAVNLFLVPSLALGAVSPIAMRMAAVSVERVGRTAGNLYGLSTAGSIVGTLATSFYLVPLLGIRSFFQWLAMGLWVLTLVALVQAVRRRSVPVARPGMWVWLVVVAAPLLVGFASARQAQDTGLVYEADSLYHHIRVREAGGIRYLHFDNSWQSALDLTRPEEPVFTYIRQMDVGLLFQPDPRRALFVGLGAGTAPERYTRLLPELRAEVAELDPAVVDVARRFFGLEETERLQVTAVDGRQYVRRAQGPYDWVVLDAYYSDAIPFHLTTREFFQEVRSVLAPGGAVISNVIGALEGPEAAFLASMVHTLESVFPQVYLFPAQGASARMPQNVIVVATLEEQRVGPEELMSRARAIEEQGGPAGLTRSTARLVDGMEGVEEAPLLTDDRAPVEWLQRIS; encoded by the coding sequence GTGGTCGCGGTCATCGTCTTCCTGAGCGGGGCGGCCACCATGGCGCTGGAGCTGGCCGGGTCGAGGCTCCTGGCGCCGTCCTTCGGGAACTCCATCGCCGTCTGGGGGGCGCTCATCGGCGTGATCCTGGCCGCCCTCAGCCTGGGCTACGTGGCGGGCGGGCGCCTGGCGGACCGCTGGCCCTCCTGGGCGACCCTGGCGTCGGTGCTGGCGGTGGCCTCGGTCTACACGGCCCTGCTTCCCCTGCTGGCCCCCCTGGCGACGGCCGGCGGCGCGGCCTCGCGCGATCCCCGTTGGGGCGCCCTGCTGGCGGCGGTGAACCTCTTCCTGGTGCCGAGCCTGGCGCTGGGCGCCGTCTCGCCCATTGCCATGCGGATGGCGGCCGTGAGCGTGGAGCGGGTGGGGCGGACTGCCGGCAACCTCTACGGCCTCTCGACCGCGGGGAGTATCGTGGGCACTCTGGCGACCTCCTTCTACCTGGTACCGCTTCTCGGCATTCGGAGCTTCTTCCAGTGGCTGGCCATGGGCCTCTGGGTGCTCACCCTGGTGGCACTGGTCCAGGCCGTACGCCGGCGCAGCGTGCCGGTGGCTCGGCCCGGCATGTGGGTCTGGCTCGTCGTGGTCGCGGCGCCGCTCCTGGTGGGCTTCGCCTCGGCCCGGCAGGCTCAGGACACCGGCCTCGTCTACGAGGCGGACAGCCTCTACCACCACATCCGCGTGCGGGAGGCAGGGGGGATCCGCTACCTCCACTTCGACAACTCCTGGCAGAGCGCCCTGGACCTGACCCGCCCCGAGGAGCCCGTCTTCACCTACATCCGCCAGATGGATGTGGGCCTGCTCTTCCAGCCTGATCCCCGGCGGGCCCTTTTCGTCGGCCTGGGGGCGGGTACGGCGCCCGAGCGCTACACCCGGCTGCTACCCGAGCTGCGGGCGGAGGTGGCCGAGCTGGACCCGGCCGTAGTCGACGTGGCCCGGCGCTTCTTCGGCCTGGAGGAGACCGAGAGGCTGCAGGTGACGGCGGTGGACGGGCGGCAGTACGTGCGGCGGGCGCAGGGACCGTACGACTGGGTCGTCCTCGACGCCTACTACTCGGATGCGATCCCCTTCCACCTGACCACCCGGGAGTTCTTCCAGGAGGTCCGGTCCGTCCTGGCTCCCGGAGGGGCGGTGATCTCCAACGTCATCGGGGCGCTGGAAGGGCCGGAGGCGGCCTTCCTCGCGTCGATGGTGCACACGCTGGAGAGCGTCTTCCCGCAGGTTTACCTCTTCCCGGCCCAGGGCGCCTCCGCCCGGATGCCCCAGAACGTGATCGTGGTGGCCACCTTGGAGGAGCAGCGCGTCGGTCCGGAGGAACTGATGAGCCGGGCCAGAGCCATCGAGGAGCAGGGAGGGCCGGCCGGCCTCACCCGGAGCACGGCCCGGCTTGTGGACGGCATGGAGGGCGTGGAGGAGGCGCCGCTCCTCACGGACGACCGGGCTCCGGTGGAGTGGTTGCAGAGGATCTCCTAG
- the trhA gene encoding PAQR family membrane homeostasis protein TrhA, whose amino-acid sequence MAFRLREPVNGLTHAAGALLSVGALVLLVREAAASGNTRAIVGFTLFGVSLILLYSASALYHLLPLSARGTAILRRIDHSMIYVLIAGTYSPILLAPLRGPWGWGLFSLVWALAVTGIVTKVLWFGTPRWLTVLFYLGLGLLVVPMSPLLVRVLPAGTFVWIGIGGLFYVVGAAIYALKWPRLAPGRFGFHELWHLFVMAGSFSHFWAVWAFVTPR is encoded by the coding sequence ATGGCGTTTCGTCTTCGGGAACCGGTGAACGGGCTGACCCATGCGGCCGGGGCGCTGCTGTCGGTGGGTGCTCTGGTGCTGCTCGTGCGTGAGGCCGCGGCCAGCGGCAACACGCGGGCCATCGTCGGGTTCACCCTCTTCGGGGTGAGCCTCATCCTGCTCTACAGCGCCAGCGCCCTCTACCATCTGCTGCCGCTCTCGGCCAGGGGCACGGCCATCCTGCGCCGGATCGACCACTCGATGATCTATGTGCTCATCGCTGGCACGTACAGCCCCATCCTGCTCGCGCCGCTGCGGGGCCCTTGGGGGTGGGGTCTTTTCTCCCTGGTCTGGGCGCTGGCCGTGACGGGCATCGTCACGAAGGTGCTCTGGTTCGGCACGCCAAGGTGGCTCACGGTGCTCTTCTACCTGGGTTTGGGACTCCTGGTGGTGCCCATGTCGCCCCTGCTCGTCCGGGTGCTGCCGGCGGGGACGTTCGTCTGGATAGGCATCGGCGGTCTCTTCTACGTGGTCGGGGCCGCGATCTACGCGCTCAAGTGGCCTCGGCTCGCTCCCGGGCGGTTCGGCTTCCACGAGCTCTGGCACCTGTTCGTGATGGCGGGGAGCTTCAGCCACTTCTGGGCCGTCTGGGCCTTCGTCACGCCCCGATAA
- a CDS encoding ROK family protein, with protein sequence MVACGIDIGGTKIAGGLVTSSGRLLYREERPTLAHEGGSSVVARAREFTGELLARAAREGFVPVGVGAGSGGAISGGRVVGATSLIKDWTGVDLQAGIIPDPRLRVKVDNDVKAMAHAESLWGDAREARCAVVVALGTGVGGAIVVGGQVLEGADGLAGHLGHVPVWPDGPLCSCGNRGCLEAFISGTAIVKAAQTRLAQEGREERLANASAVWDAAQGDHPWARATIEEAARAFAMAFRGLVYTLNPDRIILAGRLSNWGEPFRQLLWRHLNAELPEHFSRNLSLSLSRWGSELGILGAAALVLEEMVK encoded by the coding sequence ATGGTCGCGTGCGGTATCGACATCGGCGGAACGAAGATCGCCGGGGGCCTGGTAACCTCTTCCGGCAGGCTGCTCTATCGAGAAGAGCGACCCACCCTCGCACACGAAGGTGGCAGCTCGGTGGTCGCGAGAGCTCGGGAGTTCACTGGGGAACTTCTCGCGCGGGCCGCCCGCGAGGGATTCGTTCCTGTAGGTGTTGGCGCGGGATCCGGTGGCGCGATCTCGGGCGGCCGGGTCGTGGGAGCCACGTCGCTCATCAAGGATTGGACGGGTGTCGACCTCCAGGCGGGGATCATCCCTGATCCGCGCCTTCGGGTGAAGGTGGATAACGACGTGAAGGCCATGGCTCACGCGGAGTCCCTTTGGGGCGATGCCCGCGAGGCGCGCTGCGCCGTCGTGGTCGCCCTGGGTACGGGCGTGGGCGGTGCGATCGTGGTGGGGGGCCAGGTCCTGGAAGGCGCGGATGGGCTGGCGGGTCATCTCGGCCACGTGCCAGTCTGGCCAGACGGGCCGCTGTGCAGTTGCGGCAACCGAGGGTGCCTCGAAGCATTCATCTCGGGTACGGCCATTGTCAAAGCAGCGCAGACCCGGCTCGCGCAGGAAGGAAGGGAAGAGCGTCTCGCGAACGCCTCGGCCGTGTGGGACGCGGCGCAAGGAGACCACCCCTGGGCGCGCGCGACGATCGAGGAGGCTGCCCGCGCGTTCGCCATGGCGTTCCGGGGGCTTGTCTATACCCTCAACCCTGACCGCATCATCCTGGCGGGGCGCCTCTCCAACTGGGGTGAACCGTTCCGCCAGCTCCTCTGGCGGCACCTGAACGCAGAGCTTCCCGAGCACTTCTCTCGAAACCTCTCGCTGAGTCTGTCGCGGTGGGGATCCGAGCTCGGTATCCTGGGAGCGGCTGCTCTCGTGCTCGAAGAGATGGTCAAGTGA
- a CDS encoding MurR/RpiR family transcriptional regulator: MQQAPERSPRGGARARIRSLYASLAPAEQKVADYCLEQPQQVVYLSVTELADACGVGESTVIRFAHAAGFSGYQELKLTLATDAALSQGVEGPVSPLDPMDVVVDKITRFNVQVLEDTAHLLDLGQLAAAIHVLTEAPRVEFYGVGASGITALDAKYKFLRIGKSCDAFSDSHLQAMSAANLRKGDVAVGISHSGSTQDTVDSVSIAKSHGATVICITGAARSPITKVSDITLLTSSVESPLEGGALRTKIAQIHVLDLLYTGVSLRLGQAAQEATERTARAVLDKLY, translated from the coding sequence ATGCAGCAAGCCCCTGAACGCTCGCCACGAGGAGGTGCCCGGGCCCGCATCCGAAGTCTGTACGCGTCGCTCGCGCCTGCTGAGCAGAAGGTGGCAGACTACTGCCTCGAGCAGCCCCAGCAGGTTGTGTACCTATCCGTGACCGAACTCGCGGATGCCTGCGGCGTCGGTGAATCGACGGTGATCCGGTTCGCTCATGCAGCGGGGTTCTCAGGTTATCAGGAGCTCAAGCTGACCCTTGCCACCGATGCCGCGCTGTCGCAGGGAGTGGAGGGCCCGGTCTCGCCGCTGGATCCCATGGACGTCGTGGTGGACAAGATCACCCGTTTCAACGTCCAAGTGCTGGAGGATACCGCTCACCTCCTGGATCTCGGGCAACTGGCCGCTGCCATCCATGTACTGACGGAGGCGCCCCGGGTCGAGTTTTACGGTGTGGGTGCATCAGGCATCACGGCCCTGGACGCCAAGTACAAGTTCCTCCGCATCGGGAAGTCGTGTGACGCCTTCTCCGATAGCCACCTTCAGGCCATGTCCGCAGCCAACCTCCGCAAGGGAGATGTTGCCGTGGGCATCAGCCATTCCGGAAGCACCCAGGATACCGTTGACTCCGTGTCGATCGCGAAGTCCCACGGGGCCACGGTGATCTGCATCACCGGCGCGGCCCGTTCCCCCATCACCAAGGTGTCAGACATTACCTTGCTGACCAGTTCGGTCGAGAGCCCCTTGGAGGGCGGCGCGTTGCGAACGAAGATCGCGCAGATCCATGTGCTGGATCTGCTCTACACCGGAGTCTCCCTGCGTCTTGGCCAGGCGGCGCAGGAGGCCACGGAGCGGACGGCTCGGGCCGTATTGGACAAGCTCTACTGA